The Akkermansia muciniphila genome contains a region encoding:
- a CDS encoding epoxyqueuosine reductase: MKYLNQEIEHELTSRGAKLVRFVSIAHLDEKQNRKLPNAIVFAFPLTADYVTKVVDTPDYVQARIEDHYNFDDDEYTQTEHKAGEVADELTRFIAGRGYQAKSQSDAGLAAEEVFNFEVKESVLPHKKVALLGGLGWIGRNNLLITPEYGAAQCLGTVLTDAPLETVLHEPFLPKCGNCNICRKICEKQVLKGKTWSPAISRDEIVDVYGCSTCLKCLVHCPWTQKHTRKSANKINR; encoded by the coding sequence ATGAAATACTTGAATCAAGAGATAGAACATGAATTAACAAGCCGGGGAGCAAAACTCGTACGCTTTGTCAGCATAGCGCATTTAGACGAAAAGCAAAACAGAAAACTCCCTAACGCCATTGTTTTTGCATTTCCGCTGACCGCGGATTATGTCACGAAGGTAGTTGATACTCCCGATTACGTACAGGCGCGGATAGAGGATCATTATAATTTTGATGATGATGAATATACGCAAACTGAACATAAGGCGGGAGAAGTTGCGGATGAATTAACCAGGTTCATTGCCGGAAGAGGTTATCAAGCCAAATCCCAATCCGATGCAGGATTGGCGGCTGAAGAAGTATTCAATTTTGAGGTAAAAGAATCTGTTTTGCCTCATAAAAAAGTTGCCTTGCTTGGCGGATTAGGGTGGATTGGGAGAAACAACTTGTTGATTACTCCTGAATACGGAGCGGCGCAATGTCTTGGCACGGTTTTAACCGATGCGCCGTTGGAAACCGTACTGCACGAACCTTTTTTACCTAAGTGCGGCAATTGCAATATTTGCAGGAAAATTTGCGAGAAACAGGTTTTGAAAGGGAAAACGTGGAGCCCGGCCATTTCAAGAGATGAAATAGTTGATGTATATGGATGCAGCACCTGTTTGAAGTGCCTGGTACATTGTCCCTGGACTCAAAAGCATACAAGGAAATCCGCTAACAAAATCAATCGTTAA
- a CDS encoding UvrD-helicase domain-containing protein has product MSSLTNMLISASAGTGKTYQLSLRFLGLLALNHGNHPERLIAITFTRKAAGEFKDRILTDLAAGATDEAGAARLKEQLWTVIKGTPGEPGIWPGAPDSWRAENLHRERFRHLLRILVQNLARLNLCTIDSLFAQIASASTFELGVSGFSMIDPTAEKLARREALLSLYRECSGDRERRQNFEDAFLSGADSDAEAADAEDSMMRRLHTYHELFLDEPDAGTWGNPAALGFTPEELAPPVPLEQFDALLHALAFRAQEAPAPEGKNGAKSKEMFLRFLNGFSRYARLGRVRFRTEGGSAWNITMEEAREKFRDFWSPPLEELIQSWLRMEVLQALHRTRATHGLISLFEGKYSSLVRSKGRFLFHDVTRMLGDGVMTPELKRDLQYRMYCRYDHWMLDEFQDTSQSQWRVIKPFLEDLTESKAGNEGSIFVVGDIKQSVYQWRGGDPELFRSVSIQLDLEERGMSTSYRSVQPVLDLVNDVCDYARTAPDCEPAALEQWGEYPEHQSAPHLEGKPGAAQIWQTPKAEASTANDLVCQAAADILERTGALRRGLETAILVSTKNQALAIKTWLADHGIPAEVCDDVPVGVDSPLGKNLLYFFRWLLMPGDPFTAGLLTHSPLQPLVTLERREGMGWQGWRLLLERDGYATVMEEVERRLALGGAVLTEFHRDRLAVWKNEAEQVDEKGISLDEWIRHMEDLTRREDPAGGIVRIMTIHKSKGLGFDIVILPQIGRDAPFADGRHLTHFVKKNREGEIEGIVLAPARHVYTNVPQLETLYREWRARQQFDGFCKLYVALTRAKRATYVILPYKEDKGETVADSMWKVVRSAARACEKGTEETLPESGAECLYSCGHPEWYGEFTETVRERTEEEMPEWPMQQPVIRERISPSGPAASENAAHEGKHAADVESAAFGSAVHAVFERITRWNEENKPEWALHPATEAERTVAACLEAPSIRELFTPPETACIMKEQRIEAIDGNSWISGVIDRLILHEGSACIVDFKTDHAESPEQLKERHSGQLNAYARIVSRITGIPPEHITCIIVSTHLKETIRV; this is encoded by the coding sequence ATGTCCTCCCTGACCAACATGCTGATCTCCGCATCCGCCGGAACGGGAAAAACCTACCAGCTTTCCCTGCGCTTTCTGGGGCTGCTGGCCCTGAACCACGGGAACCATCCGGAACGGCTCATCGCCATCACCTTCACCCGGAAGGCGGCGGGAGAATTCAAGGACCGCATCCTGACGGACCTGGCGGCGGGCGCCACGGATGAGGCGGGAGCGGCACGGCTGAAAGAACAGCTATGGACGGTCATCAAGGGAACGCCCGGGGAACCCGGCATCTGGCCCGGAGCGCCGGATTCATGGCGGGCAGAGAACCTTCACCGCGAGCGTTTCCGCCACCTGCTCCGCATCCTGGTGCAGAATCTGGCGCGCCTCAACCTCTGCACCATTGACAGCCTGTTCGCCCAGATCGCCTCCGCCAGCACCTTTGAACTGGGCGTCAGCGGATTCAGCATGATTGACCCCACGGCGGAAAAACTGGCGCGCCGCGAAGCCCTGCTCTCCCTGTACCGGGAATGTTCCGGGGACCGGGAACGGAGGCAGAACTTTGAAGACGCCTTCCTCTCCGGAGCGGATTCCGATGCGGAAGCCGCGGATGCGGAGGATTCCATGATGCGGCGTCTCCATACCTACCACGAACTTTTTCTGGATGAACCGGACGCCGGAACCTGGGGAAACCCCGCCGCGCTGGGCTTTACGCCGGAAGAACTGGCCCCCCCCGTTCCCCTGGAACAGTTTGACGCCCTCCTGCATGCCCTGGCCTTCAGGGCGCAGGAAGCCCCCGCGCCGGAAGGAAAAAACGGAGCCAAAAGCAAGGAGATGTTCCTGCGCTTCCTGAACGGCTTCTCCCGGTACGCCAGGCTGGGCCGCGTGCGCTTCCGCACGGAGGGAGGTTCCGCCTGGAACATCACCATGGAAGAGGCGCGTGAGAAATTCCGGGATTTCTGGTCCCCCCCATTGGAAGAGCTCATCCAGAGCTGGCTGCGCATGGAGGTGCTGCAGGCGCTGCACCGCACCCGCGCCACGCACGGGCTGATAAGCCTCTTTGAAGGCAAATATTCCTCCCTGGTCCGCAGCAAGGGGAGATTCCTGTTCCACGACGTCACGCGCATGCTGGGGGACGGAGTCATGACGCCGGAGCTGAAAAGAGACCTGCAATACCGCATGTACTGCCGGTATGACCATTGGATGCTGGATGAATTCCAGGACACGTCCCAGTCCCAGTGGCGCGTCATCAAGCCCTTTCTGGAAGACCTGACGGAATCCAAGGCCGGGAATGAAGGCAGCATCTTTGTGGTGGGGGACATCAAGCAGAGCGTGTACCAGTGGCGCGGCGGGGACCCGGAGCTTTTCCGCTCCGTCTCCATCCAGCTTGACCTGGAAGAACGCGGCATGTCCACCTCCTACCGCTCCGTGCAGCCCGTACTGGACCTGGTAAACGATGTTTGCGACTACGCCCGGACAGCCCCGGACTGCGAACCCGCCGCCCTGGAGCAATGGGGGGAATATCCGGAGCACCAGAGCGCGCCGCACCTGGAGGGGAAGCCGGGAGCCGCCCAAATCTGGCAGACGCCCAAGGCGGAGGCTTCCACGGCCAACGACCTGGTGTGCCAGGCGGCGGCAGACATTCTGGAACGCACGGGAGCCCTGCGCCGCGGCCTGGAGACCGCCATTCTGGTCAGCACGAAAAACCAGGCTCTGGCCATTAAAACCTGGCTGGCGGACCACGGCATTCCCGCGGAGGTATGCGACGACGTTCCCGTGGGCGTGGACTCCCCCCTGGGGAAAAACCTGCTGTACTTTTTCCGTTGGCTGCTCATGCCTGGAGACCCTTTTACCGCGGGGCTGCTCACCCATTCCCCCCTCCAGCCCCTGGTCACGCTGGAACGGCGGGAAGGCATGGGCTGGCAGGGCTGGCGCCTTCTGCTGGAACGGGACGGCTACGCCACCGTCATGGAAGAGGTGGAACGCAGGCTGGCCCTGGGAGGGGCGGTCCTGACGGAATTCCACCGGGACCGCCTGGCCGTCTGGAAGAATGAGGCGGAACAGGTGGATGAAAAGGGCATTTCCCTGGATGAATGGATCAGGCACATGGAAGACCTGACCCGCCGGGAAGACCCCGCCGGCGGCATCGTCCGCATCATGACCATTCACAAATCCAAGGGCCTGGGATTTGACATCGTCATTCTGCCGCAGATCGGCAGGGACGCCCCTTTTGCGGATGGAAGGCACCTGACCCACTTTGTCAAAAAGAACCGGGAAGGAGAAATAGAGGGCATTGTGCTGGCTCCTGCCAGGCACGTTTACACGAACGTTCCGCAGCTTGAGACGCTTTACCGGGAATGGCGCGCCCGGCAGCAGTTTGACGGATTCTGCAAGCTGTACGTGGCGCTCACCCGCGCCAAACGGGCTACTTATGTCATTCTCCCGTACAAGGAAGACAAGGGGGAAACGGTTGCGGACTCCATGTGGAAGGTTGTCCGTTCTGCGGCACGGGCCTGTGAAAAAGGCACGGAGGAAACCCTTCCGGAATCCGGAGCGGAATGCCTGTATTCCTGCGGCCATCCCGAATGGTACGGGGAGTTCACGGAAACGGTACGGGAGCGGACGGAAGAAGAGATGCCCGAATGGCCCATGCAACAGCCGGTTATCAGGGAACGGATATCCCCCTCCGGTCCGGCTGCGTCAGAAAATGCGGCCCATGAAGGGAAGCATGCCGCGGATGTGGAATCCGCCGCGTTCGGTTCAGCCGTTCACGCCGTCTTTGAGCGGATCACCCGCTGGAATGAGGAGAATAAGCCGGAATGGGCCCTTCATCCCGCCACGGAAGCGGAACGCACCGTAGCCGCCTGCCTGGAGGCGCCCTCCATCCGGGAGCTCTTCACCCCCCCTGAAACGGCGTGCATCATGAAGGAACAGCGCATTGAGGCCATTGACGGGAACAGCTGGATTTCCGGCGTGATTGACAGGCTGATCCTTCATGAAGGAAGCGCCTGCATCGTGGACTTCAAAACGGACCACGCGGAATCCCCTGAACAACTGAAGGAACGCCACTCCGGCCAGTTGAACGCCTATGCCCGCATCGTATCCAGAATTACCGGAATACCACCGGAACATATCACGTGCATCATCGTTTCCACTCACTTGAAGGAAACCATCCGCGTTTAA